Proteins from a single region of Meiothermus cerbereus DSM 11376:
- a CDS encoding dipeptidase — protein sequence MSWKDYLQQHQSAHLEHFRDFLAIPSISAQPDHQADVRRAADWLAERFRKAGFTAEVLPTAGHPVVLAEYCPYPNRPTVLFYGHYDVQPADNPERWNSPPFEPTVVDGRIVARGASDMKGQVMAFLLATEALIATGNLGLNVKALIEGEEEISSPSLPAFIEQNRARLRCDMIINGDSGQLSETTPLLSLGARGICGLEFDLTGPSHDLHSGSWGGQVQNPLHAMAELIASLHNPDGSVAVKGFYDDVEPLSAELREWYKRIPWNEEEMKQKLGVPEFYGEVGYTAWERITGRPTLEVNGMWGGYMGPGGMTVIPSTAHAKITCRLVPQQDPEKIVTLVRAHLEEHLPKGVRLQVRVKESGAPAFRMRADHPVAEVAREVLTELYGVPPVETMFGGSVPILSTLKQLLGHDPVSFGFGLEDELIHSPNEFFRLSSFEKGKQGFALLLMRLAR from the coding sequence ATGAGCTGGAAAGACTACTTGCAGCAACACCAGTCCGCCCATCTAGAACACTTCCGCGACTTTCTCGCCATTCCCAGCATCTCGGCCCAGCCCGACCATCAGGCCGACGTGCGCCGGGCGGCGGACTGGCTGGCCGAGCGCTTCCGCAAGGCGGGTTTTACTGCCGAAGTGCTGCCCACCGCCGGACACCCGGTGGTGCTGGCCGAATACTGCCCCTACCCCAACCGGCCCACCGTGCTTTTCTACGGCCACTACGACGTACAGCCCGCCGACAACCCCGAGCGCTGGAACTCCCCGCCCTTCGAACCCACCGTGGTGGATGGGCGTATTGTGGCCCGTGGGGCTTCGGACATGAAGGGCCAGGTCATGGCCTTCCTGCTGGCAACGGAAGCCCTTATTGCCACCGGAAACCTGGGCCTCAACGTTAAGGCCCTGATTGAGGGGGAAGAAGAGATCAGCAGCCCCAGCCTGCCTGCTTTTATCGAGCAGAACCGAGCGCGGCTCCGCTGCGACATGATCATCAACGGCGACAGCGGCCAGCTTTCCGAGACCACGCCGCTTTTAAGCCTGGGTGCGCGGGGCATTTGCGGGCTCGAGTTCGACCTGACCGGCCCCAGCCACGACCTGCACTCCGGCTCCTGGGGCGGCCAGGTGCAAAACCCCCTGCATGCCATGGCTGAGCTCATTGCCTCGCTGCACAACCCCGATGGCAGCGTGGCGGTAAAGGGCTTTTACGACGATGTGGAGCCCCTAAGCGCCGAACTGCGGGAATGGTACAAGCGCATCCCCTGGAACGAGGAAGAGATGAAACAGAAGCTGGGGGTGCCCGAGTTTTATGGTGAAGTGGGTTATACCGCCTGGGAACGCATCACCGGGCGGCCTACGCTCGAGGTCAATGGGATGTGGGGCGGCTATATGGGGCCGGGGGGCATGACCGTGATTCCTTCCACCGCCCACGCCAAAATAACCTGCCGCCTGGTGCCCCAGCAGGATCCGGAGAAGATTGTGACCCTGGTGCGGGCGCACCTAGAAGAGCACCTGCCCAAAGGGGTGCGCCTGCAGGTACGGGTCAAGGAGTCGGGCGCCCCGGCCTTCCGCATGCGGGCCGATCACCCGGTGGCCGAGGTGGCCCGGGAAGTGCTTACCGAGCTTTATGGGGTGCCGCCGGTGGAGACCATGTTTGGTGGCTCGGTGCCCATTCTAAGTACCCTTAAGCAACTTCTGGGCCACGACCCGGTGAGCTTTGGCTTTGGCCTCGAGGACGAGCTTATTCACTCACCCAACGAGTTTTTCCGGCTGTCCAGCTTTGAAAAAGGCAAGCAGGGTTTTGCCCTGCTCCTGATGCGCCTGGCTCGATAA
- a CDS encoding PEGA domain-containing protein, whose amino-acid sequence MKRIFSTTIGLLLAGSALAAPQLSPQGIIVNPVPTDLQVRVWVNKDPGKTGNPVYQIGERIQVSVQVNQDAYVYIFSVKSTGEIGLILPNAFDQNNLLRSGETRTYPPAVGARYNLEVAGPEGQDRVLAIASRQPLSLAQIADIQTGRVNVQGADNLARALSIVVTPLPQQDWVSNVAFFIVGRAAVTPVQPVQPGTGTLSVNSSPSGAQVLVEGRLVGSTPLSLVLRPGRVDVELRLGGYQSFRTSAQIRPGETTVINANLIAVVQNGLLQVNSNPPGAQVLLGGRVVGNTPLNLTVQPGRYEVELRLSGYQNFRATVNVGSGQTVPLNATLQALRGALEVFTNVEARIFLDGREVGQTRSGFLRLDELEGGSVQVVALAPGYRVVFQDIRIEAGRTQQVRLDLMRAR is encoded by the coding sequence ATGAAGCGAATCTTTTCAACGACCATTGGACTCTTGCTGGCAGGCTCTGCGCTGGCCGCGCCCCAACTCAGCCCTCAGGGCATCATCGTCAACCCGGTACCCACCGACCTACAGGTGCGGGTCTGGGTCAATAAAGACCCCGGCAAAACCGGCAACCCCGTCTATCAGATTGGGGAGCGCATCCAGGTTTCGGTGCAGGTTAACCAGGACGCCTATGTGTACATCTTCAGCGTCAAGTCGACGGGCGAGATTGGCCTGATCTTGCCCAACGCCTTCGACCAGAACAACCTGTTGCGCTCAGGTGAGACCCGCACCTATCCACCCGCCGTGGGTGCCCGCTACAACCTCGAGGTCGCCGGCCCCGAAGGGCAGGATCGGGTGCTGGCCATCGCCAGCCGCCAGCCCTTGTCGCTGGCCCAGATTGCCGACATCCAGACGGGCCGGGTGAACGTGCAGGGCGCAGATAACCTGGCTCGAGCCCTCTCGATTGTGGTCACGCCGCTGCCCCAACAGGACTGGGTTTCCAACGTGGCTTTCTTCATCGTGGGACGGGCGGCAGTTACCCCTGTGCAGCCCGTACAACCCGGTACCGGCACCCTTAGTGTGAACTCGAGCCCGTCGGGGGCGCAGGTGCTGGTCGAAGGCCGGCTGGTGGGCAGCACCCCCCTTAGCCTGGTTCTGCGCCCGGGCCGTGTGGATGTGGAGCTGCGCCTGGGGGGTTACCAGTCCTTCCGCACCTCGGCCCAGATTCGGCCTGGCGAGACCACGGTCATCAACGCCAACCTGATTGCAGTGGTGCAGAATGGTCTGCTGCAAGTCAACTCCAACCCCCCGGGGGCGCAGGTGCTGTTGGGTGGTCGGGTGGTGGGCAATACGCCGCTTAACCTGACCGTGCAACCAGGCCGCTACGAGGTTGAACTGCGCCTGAGCGGTTATCAGAACTTCCGTGCAACGGTAAATGTGGGCAGCGGCCAGACCGTGCCGCTGAACGCCACCTTGCAAGCCCTGCGGGGGGCGCTCGAGGTCTTTACCAACGTAGAAGCCCGCATCTTCCTGGATGGGCGCGAGGTGGGCCAGACCCGCAGCGGCTTCCTGCGCCTTGACGAGCTAGAGGGCGGCAGTGTTCAGGTAGTGGCCCTGGCCCCTGGCTACCGGGTGGTTTTCCAGGATATCCGCATCGAGGCCGGGCGCACGCAACAGGTACGGCTCGACCTGATGCGGGCCAGGTAG
- a CDS encoding class I SAM-dependent rRNA methyltransferase, producing the protein MNIRVNARGAARLMARHPWVYRSDVVGGPKEPGLYPVQAGAGVLALALYNPASEITVRAFSFDKAERPQEVLLDNLRKALRRRKKAITQEPQGAFRLAHAEGDLLPALVLDYYAGHGVLQVGSAALEPLTEALVEVIRSEVAPQSLLAKNNHKSRSLEGLPLEVKPLLGQVPDAVMVQESSILYRVDLKEGQKTGAFIDQRDNRIRLQAYRGKTALDVFSYHGSFALHLAQGFEQVVAVDSSALALQRAQENAQANRLSNITFKEANAFEFLREEERRRAHYDLIVLDPPAFAKSRRDLERAYAAYKEVNLRAMKLLPRGGILATASCSHHLSEAMFYQMLAEAASDAHRTVRVVEKRGQGWDHPVLLNVPETHYLKFAILEIV; encoded by the coding sequence ATGAATATTCGAGTTAATGCCAGAGGTGCAGCCCGGCTGATGGCCCGTCATCCCTGGGTTTATCGCAGCGATGTGGTGGGGGGGCCCAAAGAGCCCGGTCTGTACCCTGTTCAAGCCGGTGCAGGGGTGTTGGCTTTGGCCCTGTATAACCCGGCTTCCGAAATCACCGTGCGGGCTTTTAGCTTCGATAAAGCCGAGCGGCCCCAGGAGGTCCTGCTCGACAACCTCCGCAAAGCCCTGAGACGGCGTAAAAAGGCCATAACGCAAGAACCCCAGGGGGCCTTCCGGCTGGCACACGCCGAGGGCGACCTGCTCCCGGCCCTGGTGCTCGACTATTACGCCGGTCACGGGGTTTTACAGGTAGGCTCGGCGGCCTTAGAACCGCTTACTGAGGCTTTGGTGGAAGTTATTCGAAGCGAGGTTGCCCCGCAAAGCCTGCTGGCCAAGAACAACCACAAATCCCGTAGCCTCGAGGGCCTTCCCCTAGAGGTCAAGCCCCTGCTGGGTCAGGTGCCCGACGCGGTGATGGTGCAGGAGAGCTCCATTCTGTATCGGGTCGACCTTAAAGAGGGCCAGAAAACCGGGGCTTTCATTGACCAGCGCGACAACCGCATTCGGCTGCAAGCCTACAGGGGAAAAACCGCCCTGGACGTCTTCAGTTACCACGGCTCCTTTGCCTTGCATCTGGCCCAGGGCTTTGAGCAGGTTGTGGCAGTGGACAGCTCGGCTCTCGCCCTGCAAAGGGCCCAGGAGAATGCCCAGGCCAACCGCCTGTCCAACATCACCTTCAAAGAGGCCAATGCTTTTGAGTTTTTGCGTGAGGAGGAGCGGCGCAGAGCCCATTACGACCTGATTGTGCTGGACCCCCCGGCCTTTGCCAAAAGCAGGCGCGACCTCGAGCGGGCCTATGCTGCTTACAAAGAAGTTAACCTGCGGGCCATGAAGCTGCTGCCCCGCGGGGGCATCCTGGCCACCGCCTCCTGCAGCCATCACCTGAGCGAAGCCATGTTTTATCAGATGCTCGCCGAGGCCGCCAGTGATGCCCACCGCACCGTTCGGGTGGTGGAAAAGCGCGGCCAGGGCTGGGATCATCCAGTCTTGCTCAATGTGCCCGAGACGCATTATTTGAAGTTTGCCATTCTAGAAATCGTATAA
- a CDS encoding V-type ATPase subunit subunit G family protein, whose protein sequence is MAGSGLIKSLAEREQALAKQLEEAKRAAAAKVQEAELKAAQIMAEAERAAQDLEAQFRTRTAEAVARIESEARARAEAEARAISEAATAKVAEAVQAVLKEVLP, encoded by the coding sequence GTGGCTGGATCAGGACTCATAAAAAGCCTTGCGGAGCGCGAACAGGCCCTGGCTAAGCAGCTTGAAGAGGCCAAGCGGGCCGCGGCAGCCAAAGTCCAGGAGGCCGAGCTTAAGGCCGCCCAGATTATGGCGGAAGCCGAGCGGGCCGCACAGGACTTGGAAGCGCAGTTCCGGACCCGCACCGCCGAAGCAGTGGCCAGAATTGAAAGCGAAGCCAGGGCCAGGGCTGAAGCGGAGGCCAGGGCTATTAGCGAAGCGGCAACTGCGAAGGTGGCCGAGGCGGTTCAGGCGGTGCTTAAGGAGGTACTGCCTTGA
- a CDS encoding V-type ATP synthase subunit I — protein sequence MEKLIVAGPKRLARELLAELQKAGVVHIDPLRPDELGEYRLSPTEEAELKRWEAVVSQTEQSLAVAGLTPLAGGKQFAGSLEEAEVVLRPVARRAEVLGKERAVLEEEIQTIELFGKAVEKLAALVQGLDESPRLGVIPFLLAKPEELEPVRKALQDALGDRFVLEAEPLENQVAAVVVVRRSELEQARSSLSRLGLAELRLPGNYGTLSITKAAARMKERAKLAPEELLGIREEIARLSRESKDALLHLWARAKDEVARYKTSADMAAGKYGIALMGWVPQKSKGKVEEALGRLRDQIVYTFEPVDEHHEGHQVPVTLENPAWAKPFELLHGFLNTPAYGGHDPTLMIAIFFPLFFGIVVGDIGIGLLFLLAALWMAGKARRGETLRIDFLGAAFGPDVLGKLSIIGKWMAGWAIFWGVLYGEFFGTFLEKLRLPGMFGLKDGWRVFYPTGPGYDPEKYYGLIPMVINRLDFAQTANGLMVFAIMFGVFQVLYAFFLRMRLGLKHGHMKHFWEGFGYFSGLVGLVAFAYNFLTQANIAILNIVFVVGIILFLVGVALSREVLMIAELPGKGGQILSYIRLYAVGVAGGVLASLANQVGFGLAERFGFIGGVLGFFIGLILILAIIVITTLGHVIQPIRLLWIEFSTNFGFFEESGRQYKPFKSVKEQNS from the coding sequence ATGGAGAAGCTGATTGTGGCTGGCCCCAAGCGGCTGGCCCGGGAGCTTTTGGCTGAGCTGCAAAAGGCTGGGGTGGTGCATATTGACCCCCTGCGCCCTGATGAACTGGGCGAGTACCGCTTGTCCCCGACCGAAGAGGCCGAACTTAAGCGCTGGGAAGCTGTGGTCTCGCAGACCGAGCAGTCGCTGGCTGTAGCCGGCCTGACCCCGCTGGCGGGTGGCAAGCAGTTTGCGGGGTCGCTCGAGGAGGCCGAGGTCGTCCTTCGTCCGGTGGCCCGTCGGGCCGAGGTGCTGGGCAAGGAGCGCGCGGTGCTGGAAGAAGAAATCCAGACCATCGAGCTGTTCGGTAAAGCCGTCGAAAAGCTGGCTGCGCTGGTGCAGGGGCTGGACGAGAGCCCCCGGCTGGGGGTGATCCCGTTTTTGCTGGCCAAGCCGGAAGAACTCGAGCCGGTGCGTAAGGCCCTGCAGGATGCCCTGGGCGACCGTTTCGTGCTCGAGGCCGAGCCCCTGGAAAACCAGGTGGCGGCGGTCGTGGTGGTCAGGCGTAGCGAACTCGAGCAGGCCCGCTCCTCGCTTTCCCGCTTGGGCCTGGCCGAACTGCGCCTTCCCGGCAACTACGGCACCCTGTCCATCACCAAGGCCGCAGCCCGCATGAAAGAACGGGCCAAGCTGGCCCCCGAAGAGCTATTGGGCATCCGCGAAGAGATCGCCCGACTCTCGAGGGAGTCCAAAGATGCCCTCTTGCACCTGTGGGCTCGAGCCAAGGACGAGGTGGCCCGCTACAAGACCTCTGCCGATATGGCGGCGGGCAAGTACGGGATTGCCCTTATGGGCTGGGTTCCCCAAAAATCCAAGGGTAAGGTGGAGGAAGCCCTGGGCCGCCTGCGCGACCAGATTGTCTACACCTTCGAACCCGTAGACGAGCACCACGAAGGGCATCAGGTTCCCGTAACCCTGGAAAACCCGGCCTGGGCCAAACCTTTTGAGCTTTTGCACGGCTTCCTCAACACCCCCGCCTACGGCGGGCACGACCCCACCCTGATGATCGCCATCTTCTTCCCGCTGTTTTTCGGCATCGTGGTAGGGGATATCGGCATAGGCCTGCTTTTTTTGCTGGCTGCCCTCTGGATGGCGGGTAAAGCCCGCCGCGGCGAGACCCTGCGTATCGATTTTCTTGGGGCGGCTTTCGGCCCTGATGTGCTGGGTAAGCTCTCCATCATTGGAAAATGGATGGCGGGCTGGGCCATCTTCTGGGGGGTGCTGTACGGGGAGTTCTTCGGAACCTTCCTGGAGAAGCTGCGCCTTCCCGGTATGTTTGGCCTGAAGGACGGCTGGCGGGTCTTCTATCCGACCGGCCCCGGCTACGATCCCGAGAAGTACTATGGCCTGATCCCCATGGTCATCAACCGCCTGGATTTCGCCCAAACCGCCAATGGCCTGATGGTCTTTGCCATTATGTTCGGGGTTTTCCAGGTTCTGTACGCTTTCTTCTTGCGTATGCGCCTGGGGCTCAAACACGGCCACATGAAGCACTTCTGGGAAGGCTTCGGCTATTTCTCGGGTCTGGTGGGTCTGGTGGCCTTCGCCTACAACTTCCTTACCCAGGCCAACATCGCCATCCTGAACATCGTCTTTGTGGTGGGCATCATCCTCTTCCTGGTAGGCGTGGCCCTCTCGCGTGAAGTGCTGATGATTGCTGAGCTACCCGGTAAGGGTGGGCAGATTCTAAGCTATATCCGTTTGTACGCGGTGGGGGTGGCAGGGGGTGTGCTGGCCAGCCTGGCCAACCAGGTGGGCTTTGGCCTGGCGGAGCGTTTTGGCTTTATTGGCGGTGTGCTGGGATTTTTCATCGGTCTGATCCTGATCCTGGCGATCATCGTCATTACCACCCTGGGCCACGTGATCCAACCCATCCGTTTGCTGTGGATTGAGTTTTCCACCAACTTTGGCTTTTTCGAAGAGAGCGGACGGCAGTACAAGCCCTTTAAGTCGGTTAAGGAGCAGAATAGCTAG
- a CDS encoding ATP synthase subunit K — MKSVKLTKTLLIVAVAILATVAFAAEEGAAAGTSLAAIGKGLAIGLGLLGTGMAQSAIGAAAVGAVAEDRRNFGTALIFFLIPETLAIFGLAFSFLIN, encoded by the coding sequence ATGAAGAGTGTAAAGCTAACCAAGACCCTCTTGATCGTCGCTGTTGCCATTCTTGCCACTGTAGCCTTTGCCGCCGAGGAAGGCGCCGCCGCCGGCACTTCTCTGGCTGCCATCGGTAAGGGCCTGGCCATCGGCCTGGGCCTGCTTGGTACCGGTATGGCCCAAAGCGCCATTGGTGCGGCAGCTGTGGGGGCAGTGGCGGAGGACCGTCGCAACTTCGGTACGGCCCTGATCTTCTTCCTGATTCCCGAAACGCTTGCCATCTTCGGTCTGGCTTTCTCGTTCCTCATCAACTAA
- a CDS encoding V-type ATP synthase subunit E — protein MSKLEDILQNEVAAEIGAIAAEAEARAKAIVDAAMAKAEALKANKQRQLEADHAAALRRAESAAELLLSQARITARGQAMERVRAEVGDSLQKLTQKPEFATILHQLADEALSNIGKAESVVVNPAHASLLNEWAQSKGLQLKTDPSIRDGVRLVAVGGRAFVQNTLSERLERAWDALSAKAAKAIWG, from the coding sequence ATGTCAAAGCTTGAAGATATTCTGCAAAACGAAGTGGCCGCCGAAATAGGCGCGATTGCCGCAGAGGCTGAGGCCAGGGCTAAAGCGATTGTAGATGCCGCAATGGCCAAAGCCGAGGCACTCAAAGCAAACAAACAGCGCCAGCTCGAGGCCGACCATGCAGCCGCTTTGCGTCGGGCCGAGAGCGCCGCCGAACTACTGCTGAGCCAGGCCCGCATTACGGCCAGGGGCCAGGCCATGGAGCGGGTTCGGGCCGAGGTGGGGGACAGCCTGCAAAAACTGACCCAAAAGCCCGAATTTGCCACCATCCTGCACCAGCTGGCCGATGAAGCCTTGAGCAACATTGGCAAGGCCGAGTCGGTAGTGGTTAATCCGGCCCATGCCAGCTTGTTGAATGAATGGGCCCAGAGCAAAGGTTTGCAACTCAAAACCGACCCCTCCATTCGCGATGGGGTTCGGCTGGTAGCGGTAGGAGGGCGGGCATTCGTACAAAACACCCTGAGCGAGCGCCTCGAGCGGGCCTGGGATGCTTTGTCGGCCAAGGCGGCCAAAGCCATCTGGGGGTAG
- a CDS encoding V-type ATPase subunit: MLCRPRRPKPSGGSVLTRNTFAYLNARVRSRRSQVVPEAFFQQALSLSFPDFLRLLSETVYGADLVGDSLADVDRAVTNHLARTVGDLPGLVSGEMRALVSLPLFRADLINLKAILRGKQSNKTPEEIKATLLGGTLKEPLINAMIQAPDAASVAQILQVPGHPLAKALRSAAAGNPDLLALEVALDREFFAASFERAKKLGQSRISAYFALEVDVTNLNTAFKLQALGASLPNLDGYFIAGGRYLGRAVFGRIASGDLAALDALGGTPLAPAMGARTLGELERAVRGIMLARAASGATDSLGGGLVLDYIQRKQWEASRIRLLARRAYFNLPAEAVAKEIA; this comes from the coding sequence ATGCTTTGTCGGCCAAGGCGGCCAAAGCCATCTGGGGGTAGTGTGCTAACCCGTAACACGTTTGCCTACCTTAACGCCCGCGTGCGCTCGAGGCGAAGCCAGGTGGTTCCAGAGGCCTTTTTTCAACAGGCCCTGAGCCTGTCGTTCCCGGATTTTTTGCGCCTGCTGTCCGAAACGGTCTACGGGGCAGACCTGGTGGGCGACTCCCTGGCCGATGTGGACCGCGCGGTGACCAACCACCTGGCCCGTACAGTGGGTGACCTGCCGGGGCTGGTCTCGGGTGAAATGCGAGCGCTGGTCAGCCTGCCCCTGTTTCGCGCCGACCTGATTAACCTCAAGGCCATCTTGCGGGGTAAGCAGAGCAACAAAACGCCCGAGGAGATCAAGGCAACATTGCTGGGTGGAACCCTGAAAGAGCCGCTCATCAACGCCATGATCCAGGCCCCGGATGCGGCCAGCGTGGCCCAGATTCTGCAAGTGCCGGGGCATCCTCTGGCTAAGGCTTTGCGCAGCGCAGCAGCGGGCAACCCCGACCTTCTGGCCCTGGAGGTTGCGCTGGATCGGGAGTTTTTTGCGGCCAGTTTTGAGAGGGCCAAGAAGTTAGGGCAGAGCCGGATTTCTGCCTACTTTGCCCTCGAGGTAGATGTAACCAACCTGAACACCGCCTTCAAGCTGCAGGCCCTGGGGGCCAGCCTCCCCAACCTGGATGGCTACTTCATTGCTGGGGGCAGGTACCTGGGCCGCGCGGTGTTTGGCCGAATTGCCTCGGGGGACCTGGCGGCCCTCGATGCGCTGGGCGGTACCCCCCTTGCGCCCGCCATGGGGGCCCGCACCCTGGGCGAGCTCGAGCGGGCTGTGCGGGGAATTATGCTGGCCAGGGCGGCTTCGGGCGCGACCGATAGCCTGGGCGGTGGGCTGGTGCTCGACTACATCCAGCGCAAGCAGTGGGAGGCCAGCCGTATTCGCCTGCTGGCTCGGCGCGCCTACTTCAACCTGCCTGCCGAGGCTGTGGCAAAGGAGATCGCATGA